One stretch of Roseimicrobium sp. ORNL1 DNA includes these proteins:
- a CDS encoding transposase codes for MLDERVFHRFVHRVEFKYFNPFEHIRVTRQNLTHWQQPGVSYFLTYHLADAMPAVLLNQWKQERAIWLSFHPEPWTPEVEDEYHRRFSSQMERWLDAGHGSCVLRRPEVRAEVEESFRYFEGVRYQSFSWVIMPNHVHLLVMLHPDWTLEKVLFTWKRRTSGRIHELCGTEGQQWQHDYFDRIIRDGQHFDNVVRYIRRNPVKAKLREAEYTLWESDEVKAVP; via the coding sequence TTGCTCGACGAACGTGTATTCCACCGTTTCGTCCATCGCGTGGAGTTCAAGTATTTCAACCCCTTTGAACACATCCGCGTCACCCGCCAGAACTTGACGCACTGGCAGCAACCCGGGGTGTCCTATTTCCTCACGTATCACCTGGCGGATGCGATGCCTGCCGTGCTCCTCAACCAGTGGAAACAAGAACGGGCCATCTGGCTCTCCTTTCATCCCGAGCCGTGGACGCCGGAGGTGGAGGATGAATATCACCGTCGCTTTTCCTCACAGATGGAACGTTGGCTGGATGCAGGCCATGGTTCATGTGTGCTGCGTCGTCCTGAGGTGCGAGCCGAGGTGGAGGAGAGCTTCCGATACTTTGAGGGCGTGAGATACCAGAGCTTCTCGTGGGTCATCATGCCCAATCATGTGCACCTGCTGGTGATGCTGCATCCGGATTGGACGCTGGAGAAGGTGCTCTTCACCTGGAAGCGACGCACCTCGGGACGCATCCATGAGCTTTGCGGCACGGAAGGGCAGCAGTGGCAGCACGACTACTTCGACAGAATCATCCGCGACGGGCAACACTTCGACAATGTGGTGCGGTATATCCGAAGGAATCCCGTGAAAGCGAAACTGCGGGAAGCGGAGTACACGCTATGGGAGAGCGATGAGGTGAAGGCGGTGCCGTGA
- the mutS gene encoding DNA mismatch repair protein MutS — protein sequence MSEAVATTPMMKQYLAMRRDLPGDVILLFRLGDFYEMFFEDAKVAAGILNVSLTKRNGIPMCGVPHHAAQSYIARLIRAGKRVAIGEQVGEPVPGKLVARELSEVISAGTVTDGRFLDANKSHYLAAIFREGKKHGLAYVDHSTGEFELAEFDSLDGLNDELTRIAPSELLYADDQRELMESLGMPKSAQICESYLFLQDQALHALTQHFKVQSLDGYGCGHLTAALGAAGAIMQYLQFQLRKDVSHIKRLRVASLFDGVWVDTASQSHLELVNSRSGAEHTLLHSLNRTATPMGARKLRRWVLHPLRDLAQLVSRQDVVGVMLQDPMLLGQLRDMLKDIRDLERTAGRLSQGSGNARDLLVLAQALSAVPALKLLMSECGSRRNDDGGMDSLPDIHGDADDKPAYAPVVPLLRTLHAQLHDLTAMATEIEQAIVEEPPAPIKEGGIFRNGYLPLLDEFRSASTQGRDWIAKLQNDEIDRTGIKSLKIKYNAVFGYFIEITKSNLDSVPKDYTRKQTTANGERFITDELKRMEDKILGADEKGKALEYEEFVKLRSRAMERLAEIQETAEALATLDALCSLAETARLFNYTRPLLDESRTLVIRDGRHPVLDQNLAGDRFVPNDTYLEEVENRVLIITGPNMAGKSTYIRQVALLTLMAQIGSYVPATTMELGLVDRIFTRIGASDDLSRGQSTFMVEMNETSMILNNATDRSLVILDEIGRGTSTFDGLSIAWSVAEHLHNDLGSRTLFATHYHELTALTATCRAVKNYNVAVKEWNQQIIFLRKIIAGSAEKSYGIQVARLAGLPESVLQRARQILERLEAGHPPNEVAVKPLPILEEIETPVVKKPTRRKGKAAGGGAGANSSGNANADAAGAGAGASVAEENEDELGDAPDDSNGSAAVKKKLRIEKTSVASEAQMSLFG from the coding sequence ATGTCCGAAGCGGTCGCCACCACCCCCATGATGAAGCAGTACCTCGCCATGCGGCGGGACCTGCCGGGGGATGTGATCCTGCTCTTCCGCCTGGGGGATTTTTATGAGATGTTCTTTGAGGACGCCAAGGTCGCCGCGGGCATCCTCAATGTGTCCCTGACGAAGCGCAATGGCATCCCCATGTGCGGCGTGCCGCACCATGCCGCGCAGAGCTACATCGCCCGCCTCATCCGCGCGGGGAAACGCGTGGCCATCGGCGAGCAGGTGGGCGAGCCCGTGCCGGGCAAGCTCGTGGCGCGGGAACTCTCCGAGGTCATCAGCGCCGGCACCGTCACGGATGGACGCTTCCTGGATGCGAACAAGTCCCACTACCTCGCCGCCATCTTCCGCGAGGGCAAGAAGCACGGCCTCGCTTATGTGGACCATAGCACGGGCGAGTTCGAGCTGGCGGAGTTTGATTCGCTGGATGGACTGAATGACGAACTCACCCGCATCGCCCCCAGCGAGCTGCTGTATGCGGATGACCAGCGCGAGCTCATGGAGTCGCTCGGCATGCCGAAGAGCGCGCAGATTTGTGAGAGCTACCTCTTCCTGCAGGACCAGGCGCTGCATGCCCTCACGCAACACTTCAAGGTGCAATCGCTCGATGGCTATGGCTGCGGCCACCTCACCGCGGCCCTTGGCGCGGCGGGCGCCATCATGCAGTACCTGCAGTTCCAGCTGCGCAAGGACGTCTCCCACATCAAGCGCCTGCGCGTGGCCTCGCTCTTCGATGGCGTGTGGGTGGATACCGCGAGCCAGTCCCACCTGGAGCTGGTGAACAGCCGCAGCGGCGCGGAGCACACGCTGCTTCATTCGCTGAACCGCACCGCCACGCCCATGGGCGCGCGCAAGCTGCGCCGCTGGGTACTGCACCCGCTGCGTGACCTCGCCCAACTCGTCTCGCGACAGGACGTCGTGGGCGTCATGTTGCAGGACCCCATGCTGCTCGGGCAGTTGCGCGACATGCTGAAGGACATCCGCGACCTCGAGCGCACCGCTGGACGTCTCAGCCAGGGCAGTGGAAATGCGCGTGACCTCCTCGTGCTCGCGCAGGCGCTCAGCGCCGTGCCCGCGCTGAAGCTCCTCATGTCCGAGTGCGGCTCTCGTCGCAATGACGACGGTGGCATGGATAGCCTGCCGGACATCCACGGCGACGCGGATGATAAGCCTGCCTACGCGCCCGTCGTGCCGCTGCTGCGCACGCTGCATGCCCAGCTCCATGACCTCACCGCCATGGCCACGGAGATAGAGCAGGCCATTGTCGAGGAACCACCCGCGCCCATCAAGGAGGGCGGCATCTTCCGCAACGGCTACCTGCCCCTGCTGGATGAATTCCGCAGCGCCTCCACGCAGGGCCGCGACTGGATTGCGAAGCTGCAGAATGACGAGATCGACCGCACCGGCATCAAGTCACTCAAGATAAAATACAACGCCGTCTTCGGGTACTTCATCGAGATCACGAAGTCGAATCTCGACTCCGTGCCCAAGGACTACACGCGCAAGCAGACTACTGCGAATGGCGAGCGTTTCATCACCGATGAGCTCAAGCGCATGGAGGACAAAATCCTCGGCGCGGATGAGAAGGGCAAGGCGCTGGAGTACGAGGAATTTGTGAAGCTGCGCAGCCGCGCCATGGAGCGCCTCGCGGAAATCCAGGAGACCGCCGAGGCCCTCGCCACGCTGGATGCGCTGTGCTCCCTCGCGGAGACCGCGCGCCTCTTCAACTACACCCGCCCCCTGCTGGATGAGTCCCGCACCCTGGTGATTCGCGATGGACGCCATCCCGTGCTGGACCAGAACCTCGCCGGGGACCGCTTCGTGCCGAATGACACGTATCTGGAGGAGGTGGAGAACCGCGTGCTCATCATCACCGGGCCGAACATGGCGGGGAAGAGCACCTACATCCGCCAGGTGGCCCTGCTCACCCTCATGGCGCAAATCGGCAGCTACGTGCCCGCCACCACCATGGAGCTCGGCCTCGTGGACCGCATCTTCACCCGCATCGGCGCCAGCGATGACCTCTCGCGCGGGCAGAGCACCTTCATGGTGGAGATGAATGAGACCTCCATGATTCTGAACAACGCCACGGACCGTAGCCTCGTCATCCTGGATGAGATAGGCCGCGGCACCAGCACGTTCGATGGCCTCAGCATCGCCTGGAGCGTGGCCGAGCATCTGCACAACGACCTCGGCTCCCGCACCCTCTTCGCCACCCACTACCACGAGCTCACCGCCCTCACCGCGACTTGTCGCGCCGTGAAGAACTACAACGTGGCCGTGAAGGAGTGGAACCAGCAAATCATCTTCCTGCGCAAAATCATCGCCGGCAGCGCCGAGAAAAGCTACGGCATCCAGGTCGCAAGACTCGCCGGACTCCCCGAGAGCGTGCTGCAACGCGCGCGCCAGATTTTGGAGAGATTGGAGGCAGGACATCCGCCGAATGAAGTCGCCGTGAAGCCACTGCCGATTCTTGAGGAAATCGAAACGCCCGTGGTGAAGAAGCCGACAAGGCGGAAGGGGAAGGCGGCGGGGGGTGGTGCGGGTGCGAACTCAAGTGGCAACGCGAATGCAGATGCTGCGGGTGCCGGTGCAGGTGCCTCAGTCGCGGAGGAGAATGAAGATGAGCTTGGTGACGCTCCCGATGACTCCAACGGAAGTGCCGCGGTGAAAAAGAAACTGCGCATCGAGAAGACCTCCGTGGCCTCCGAGGCACAGATGAGTTTGTTTGGGTGA